In Leptotrichia sp. oral taxon 215 str. W9775, a single genomic region encodes these proteins:
- a CDS encoding oligopeptide ABC transporter substrate-binding protein — translation MDASKFAIETTNNAPAVKDAVLKVALVKDSPLVGIFYTNIGQGDGYDGDLISLFFNNQIFDTDENFEITDTGLSTLNVDIPNKKATIKIKDGVKWSDGQPLVADDIIYTFEVIANKDYTGVRFDDESLKVVGVKEYHEGKAANISGLKKIDDKTVEVSFTELGQGIYTIGNGLIGSVLPKHYLKDIPIKDLEKSEKVRSKVLTLGAYTIVSNVQGESLELKANPYYFKGKPKIEKVTVEVVNSNTIVSALKAGKYDLALRIPTDLYKTYSNLDNLELLGRQELYYSYMGFKVGHFDKTKGENIMDPNAKMADKNLRQALAYGLDVDQMTKAFYYGLRERATMSVPPAFKKYYSKDIKGYPYDPEKAKKLLDEAGYKDVNGDGYREDKNGKPFEVRIAAMAGGDIAEPLVQFYIQQWKQIGIKAVLSTGRLIEFNSFYDKVDADDPEIDVYFAAWGVGTNLNPFESTGRKAAFNYTRFVSEENDKLMAETSSPKTLEDPNYKAEAYKKWQEYYIDQAVEVPLTFRYEIVPVNKRVKNYYIGRDSDLKGKGIQQWELTAAEPIKATN, via the coding sequence GTGGATGCTTCAAAGTTTGCAATTGAAACGACAAATAATGCACCTGCAGTAAAGGATGCTGTTTTAAAGGTTGCATTAGTAAAAGATTCACCTCTGGTAGGGATTTTTTACACTAATATCGGTCAGGGAGATGGTTATGACGGAGATTTGATATCATTATTCTTTAATAACCAGATATTTGATACGGATGAAAACTTTGAAATTACAGATACTGGGTTATCAACACTTAATGTTGATATTCCAAACAAAAAGGCTACGATAAAAATAAAAGATGGTGTAAAATGGTCTGACGGACAGCCGTTAGTAGCTGATGATATTATTTATACGTTTGAAGTAATTGCAAATAAGGATTACACAGGTGTAAGATTTGATGATGAAAGCTTAAAGGTAGTAGGAGTAAAAGAATATCATGAAGGAAAGGCTGCCAATATCTCAGGATTGAAAAAAATTGATGATAAGACAGTGGAAGTTTCCTTTACTGAGTTGGGCCAAGGAATATACACTATAGGAAATGGTCTGATAGGATCAGTGTTACCTAAACATTATTTGAAGGATATACCTATAAAAGACCTTGAAAAATCTGAAAAAGTAAGAAGTAAAGTATTGACTTTGGGAGCTTATACAATAGTAAGTAATGTACAGGGAGAAAGTCTGGAACTGAAAGCAAACCCATATTACTTTAAAGGTAAACCAAAAATTGAAAAAGTTACAGTGGAAGTAGTAAACTCGAATACTATAGTTTCTGCATTAAAGGCAGGTAAATATGATTTGGCATTACGTATTCCAACAGATCTTTATAAAACATACAGTAATTTAGATAACCTGGAATTACTTGGAAGACAGGAATTATACTATTCATATATGGGATTCAAAGTAGGTCATTTTGATAAGACAAAAGGGGAAAATATTATGGATCCTAATGCAAAAATGGCAGACAAAAACTTGAGACAGGCTCTTGCTTATGGGCTTGATGTTGACCAGATGACAAAAGCGTTCTACTATGGTCTGAGAGAAAGAGCGACAATGTCAGTACCGCCAGCATTTAAGAAATATTATTCAAAAGATATAAAAGGATATCCTTATGATCCTGAAAAAGCTAAAAAGTTATTAGATGAAGCAGGATACAAAGATGTAAATGGAGACGGATACAGAGAAGATAAAAATGGAAAACCTTTTGAAGTAAGAATAGCTGCAATGGCAGGTGGAGATATTGCTGAACCATTGGTGCAGTTCTATATCCAGCAGTGGAAACAGATAGGGATAAAAGCAGTGCTTTCTACAGGAAGACTTATTGAATTTAACAGTTTCTATGATAAAGTAGATGCCGATGATCCTGAAATAGATGTATACTTTGCCGCATGGGGAGTAGGAACAAACCTGAATCCATTTGAATCTACCGGAAGAAAGGCCGCATTCAACTATACAAGATTTGTTTCAGAAGAAAATGATAAGCTGATGGCAGAAACTTCAAGTCCTAAGACATTGGAAGACCCTAATTATAAGGCAGAAGCTTATAAAAAATGGCAGGAATATTACATAGATCAAGCAGTTGAAGTACCTCTGACTTTCAGATATGAAATTGTTCCTGTAAACAAAAGGGTAAAAAATTATTACATTGGCCGTGATTCAGACCTTAAAGGTAAAGGAATCCAACAATGGGAACTTACGGCAGCAGAGCCTATAAAGGCAACTAATTAG